One genomic window of Rhizomicrobium sp. includes the following:
- a CDS encoding lysophospholipid acyltransferase family protein, producing the protein MSTLRAYVIVTVFLTVTLLLIPYQSFNLRFGRKAAKTFPWRYHRFMAKLFGIRIHTIGKSVLDEGVLVVANHTSWLDIIIFSALGKVSFIAKSEVATWPLFSTLARLQRTVFVERARRQATGAARDEIRDRLLAGDTLILFPEGTSADGNQVLPFKSALMGAVEARVSDGKGGSRAARVQPISTAYVGLHGIPMGRENRPLFAWYGDMELVPHLWEALVTGPIDVIVEFHPPIDVDEAGGRKALAAKTEAIVRRGQTRALAGLSGQTPAEAAPVPAAAPVLAPAVA; encoded by the coding sequence ATGTCGACGCTGCGCGCCTATGTCATCGTCACCGTCTTCCTGACCGTGACCCTGCTCCTGATCCCGTATCAGAGCTTCAATCTGCGCTTCGGCCGCAAGGCGGCGAAGACGTTTCCCTGGCGCTATCACCGCTTCATGGCGAAGCTGTTCGGCATCCGCATCCACACCATCGGCAAATCGGTGCTGGACGAGGGCGTGCTGGTGGTCGCCAACCACACCTCCTGGCTCGACATCATCATCTTCTCCGCCCTCGGGAAGGTGTCGTTCATCGCCAAATCGGAGGTCGCGACCTGGCCGCTGTTCTCGACCCTGGCCAGGCTGCAGCGCACCGTGTTCGTGGAGCGGGCGCGGCGCCAGGCGACAGGCGCGGCGCGAGACGAAATCCGCGACCGCCTCCTGGCCGGGGACACGCTGATCCTGTTCCCCGAAGGCACCTCCGCCGACGGCAACCAGGTCCTGCCCTTCAAGAGCGCCCTGATGGGCGCGGTCGAGGCGCGGGTCTCGGACGGCAAGGGCGGCAGCCGCGCCGCCCGGGTCCAGCCGATTTCCACCGCCTATGTCGGGCTGCACGGCATCCCGATGGGCCGCGAAAACCGCCCGCTTTTCGCCTGGTATGGCGACATGGAGCTCGTGCCGCACCTCTGGGAAGCCCTGGTGACCGGGCCGATCGACGTCATCGTCGAGTTCCATCCGCCCATCGATGTCGACGAGGCCGGCGGGCGCAAGGCCTTGGCGGCAAAGACCGAAGCGATCGTGCGGCGCGGCCAGACGCGCGCCCTGGCCGGGCTGAGCGGGCAGACGCCGGCGGAGGCGGCGCCCGTGCCGGCCGCCGCGCCCGTGCTGGCGCCGGCCGTGGCGTGA
- the miaB gene encoding tRNA (N6-isopentenyl adenosine(37)-C2)-methylthiotransferase MiaB, whose translation MKKLFVKTYGCQMNVYDSARMAALLAPIGYGPAESAEDADMVILNTCHIREKAAEKVYSELGRLKKIKDERGLTIAVAGCVAQAEGAEIVARAPQVDIVVGPQAYHRLPEMIARITRAGGHALETDFPALEKFDALSADAAAPGVTAFLTVQEGCDKFCTFCVVPYTRGSEYSRPVAQIVEEARGLAARGVREITLLGQNVNAFCGEGPDGKAWSLARLLDRLSRVEGLARLRYTTSHPRDMGGDLIAAHGDIEALMPYLHLPVQSGSDAILAAMNRQHTADDYRRLAERIRHARPDIALSSDFIVGFPGESDKDFEATLDLVRDVGYASAFSFKYSPRPGTPAAAARKHIPDDIKDARLQTLNTLLLEQQDAFKRSCQGRMMDVLFEKPGRQTGQAIGRSPYLQAVHVEGAADLIGAIRLVRIDAVYPNSLKGSLSREKVAAH comes from the coding sequence ATGAAGAAGCTTTTCGTCAAGACTTATGGCTGCCAGATGAACGTCTACGACTCCGCCAGGATGGCGGCGTTGCTGGCGCCGATCGGCTATGGCCCGGCGGAGTCGGCGGAGGACGCCGACATGGTGATCCTCAACACCTGCCACATCCGCGAGAAGGCGGCGGAGAAGGTCTATTCCGAGCTCGGGCGCCTGAAGAAGATCAAGGACGAGCGCGGCCTGACCATCGCGGTCGCCGGCTGCGTCGCCCAGGCGGAAGGCGCGGAGATCGTGGCGCGGGCGCCGCAGGTCGACATCGTGGTCGGCCCGCAGGCCTATCACCGCCTGCCCGAGATGATCGCCAGGATCACGCGCGCCGGCGGCCACGCGCTGGAAACCGATTTTCCCGCCCTCGAAAAATTCGATGCGCTGTCGGCGGACGCGGCGGCGCCGGGCGTCACGGCCTTCCTCACCGTGCAGGAAGGTTGCGACAAGTTCTGCACCTTCTGCGTCGTGCCCTATACGCGCGGGTCAGAATATTCGCGGCCGGTGGCGCAAATAGTCGAAGAAGCGCGCGGGCTTGCCGCGCGGGGCGTGCGCGAGATCACGCTGCTCGGCCAGAACGTCAACGCCTTTTGCGGCGAGGGACCGGACGGCAAGGCGTGGTCGCTGGCGCGGCTGCTCGACCGGCTGTCGCGCGTCGAAGGCCTCGCGCGCCTGCGCTACACCACGAGCCATCCGCGCGACATGGGCGGGGACCTCATCGCCGCGCATGGCGACATCGAAGCCTTGATGCCTTATCTGCACCTGCCGGTGCAGTCGGGCTCCGATGCGATCCTGGCCGCGATGAACCGCCAGCACACCGCCGACGACTATCGCCGCCTGGCGGAGCGCATCCGCCACGCGCGGCCCGATATCGCGCTGTCGTCGGACTTCATCGTCGGCTTCCCGGGCGAAAGCGACAAGGATTTCGAAGCGACGCTCGATCTGGTGCGCGACGTGGGTTATGCGAGCGCCTTCTCCTTCAAATACAGCCCGCGTCCCGGCACGCCGGCCGCCGCCGCGCGCAAGCACATTCCCGACGATATCAAGGACGCGCGCCTGCAAACGCTGAATACGCTTTTGCTGGAGCAGCAGGATGCGTTCAAGCGATCCTGCCAGGGCCGCATGATGGACGTGCTGTTCGAGAAGCCCGGCCGCCAGACCGGCCAGGCGATCGGGCGCAGTCCCTATCTGCAGGCGGTGCATGTCGAGGGCGCCGCCGATCTGATCGGCGCGATCCGCCTGGTGCGCATCGATGCCGTCTATCCCAACAGCCTGAAGGGAAGCCTCTCGCGCGAAAAGGTGGCGGCGCATTGA
- a CDS encoding PhoH family protein: protein MSAAKTKRAAKEQVTLEFSDNGLLAALAGGHERNFVRLEQKLGVRIATRGNLVAIEGDADMRERAATVLRGLYARIEAGDGCTAADVDAEIRFAAEKSAGLVGNSFGAQAIRTASGKVTRARTPAQAAYLDLMRTHPLVFGVGPAGTGKTYLAAAFGAHLLHERQVERLILSRPALEAGERLGFLPGDLKEKIDPYLRPLYDALFDVLGERTQKLMEMGTIEVAPLAFMRGRTLTRAFVILDEAQNVTSAQMKMFLTRLGEDSRMVVTGDPSQSDLPGGRADGLNEALRILSGVEGAAVAHFAEKDVVRHALVTRIVAAYNRADAQKTGP from the coding sequence TTGAGTGCGGCGAAGACCAAGCGCGCGGCGAAGGAGCAGGTGACGCTCGAATTTTCCGACAACGGCCTGCTCGCGGCGCTGGCCGGCGGGCATGAGCGCAATTTCGTGCGCCTGGAGCAGAAGCTCGGCGTGCGCATCGCGACGCGCGGAAATCTCGTGGCGATCGAGGGCGACGCCGACATGCGCGAGCGCGCCGCCACCGTACTGCGCGGACTCTATGCCCGCATCGAGGCGGGCGACGGCTGCACCGCCGCCGATGTCGATGCCGAGATCCGCTTCGCGGCGGAAAAGTCGGCGGGGCTCGTCGGCAATTCCTTCGGCGCGCAGGCGATCCGCACCGCCTCGGGCAAGGTCACGCGGGCGCGCACGCCGGCCCAGGCGGCCTATCTCGACCTGATGCGCACGCACCCGCTGGTGTTCGGCGTTGGACCGGCCGGCACCGGCAAGACCTATCTCGCCGCCGCCTTCGGCGCGCATCTGCTGCACGAGCGCCAGGTCGAGCGCCTGATCCTGTCGCGCCCCGCACTGGAGGCCGGCGAACGGCTCGGCTTCCTCCCCGGCGACCTCAAGGAGAAGATCGATCCTTATCTGCGCCCGCTTTACGACGCGCTGTTCGACGTGCTCGGCGAGCGCACCCAGAAGCTGATGGAGATGGGCACGATCGAAGTGGCGCCGCTCGCTTTCATGCGCGGACGCACGCTGACGCGCGCCTTCGTCATCCTGGACGAGGCGCAGAACGTGACCTCGGCCCAAATGAAGATGTTCCTGACCCGCCTCGGCGAGGATTCGCGCATGGTGGTGACCGGCGATCCGTCGCAGAGCGACCTTCCGGGCGGCCGCGCCGACGGGCTGAACGAGGCGCTGCGCATCCTGAGCGGCGTGGAAGGCGCGGCGGTGGCGCATTTCGCGGAAAAGGACGTGGTCCGCCACGCCCTCGTCACGCGGATCGTCGCCGCCTATAATCGCGCCGACGCCCAGAAGACCGGTCCGTGA
- the ybeY gene encoding rRNA maturation RNase YbeY, giving the protein MTFSVHLQFGDTRWRKVRGLSARLETAALRALRRGDAPRKAALTVLLSDDARLKTLNRDFRGKDKPTNVLSFPAPANAEGYIGDVALAYETTREEARAAGKRLADHATHLVVHGVLHLLGFDHVTERQAKEMEPLETRILAELGIADPYRTEAA; this is encoded by the coding sequence GTGACGTTTTCCGTCCATCTGCAGTTCGGCGATACCCGCTGGCGCAAGGTCCGCGGCCTGTCGGCGCGGCTCGAGACCGCGGCGCTGCGCGCGCTGCGGCGGGGCGATGCGCCGCGTAAAGCCGCGCTGACGGTGCTGCTCAGCGACGACGCGCGGCTCAAGACGCTCAACCGCGATTTCCGCGGCAAGGACAAGCCGACCAACGTGCTGTCCTTCCCCGCGCCGGCCAACGCCGAAGGCTATATCGGCGATGTCGCGCTCGCCTATGAGACGACAAGAGAAGAGGCACGCGCCGCGGGCAAGCGCCTCGCCGATCACGCGACGCATCTCGTCGTCCATGGCGTGCTGCATCTTCTGGGCTTCGATCACGTCACCGAGCGCCAGGCCAAGGAAATGGAGCCGCTGGAGACCCGCATCCTGGCCGAGCTCGGCATCGCCGATCCCTATCGGACGGAGGCCGCGTGA
- a CDS encoding hemolysin family protein has product MSEAAHDGDGRSPSLLRRIGAFLRGDDSTTQMRESIEEAIEESDRHSTQLSAPERRMLANLLKFGELRVSDVMIPRADIVAISEDTSLTDIVALFRDVQHSRLPVYHETLDDPIGLVHIKDILAFLEAQPDGSFQWKSGSIAQFKRDILFVPPSMPLVDLLLKMQTAHSHLALVIDEYGGTDGLVTIEDIIEEIVGDIADEHDEDDSQVRKIEDGLYVADARVDLEDFRTQTGIALAPEDADQEIDTLGGLVVSLLGRVPQRGEIVAHPSGYEFEVLEADPRRVKRLRIRAPAPPPAGPADGKPL; this is encoded by the coding sequence ATGAGCGAGGCCGCCCATGACGGCGACGGAAGGTCGCCCTCGCTCCTGCGCCGGATCGGTGCCTTCCTGCGCGGCGACGATTCCACCACGCAGATGCGCGAGAGCATCGAGGAGGCCATCGAGGAAAGCGACCGCCACAGCACCCAGCTTTCCGCGCCCGAGCGGCGGATGCTTGCCAACCTGCTCAAATTCGGCGAATTGCGCGTCAGCGACGTGATGATCCCGCGCGCCGACATCGTCGCGATTTCCGAGGACACCTCGCTCACCGACATCGTCGCGCTGTTCCGCGACGTGCAGCATTCGCGCCTGCCGGTCTATCACGAGACGCTCGACGACCCGATCGGCCTCGTCCACATCAAGGATATTCTAGCCTTTCTCGAAGCCCAGCCCGATGGCAGCTTCCAGTGGAAGAGCGGTTCGATCGCGCAGTTCAAGCGCGATATCCTGTTCGTGCCGCCGTCGATGCCGCTGGTCGATCTTCTGCTCAAGATGCAGACGGCGCATTCCCACCTCGCCTTGGTGATCGACGAATATGGCGGCACCGACGGCCTCGTCACGATCGAGGACATCATCGAGGAAATCGTCGGCGACATCGCCGACGAGCACGATGAAGACGACTCGCAGGTGCGCAAGATCGAGGACGGCCTCTACGTCGCGGACGCGCGCGTCGATCTGGAGGATTTCCGCACCCAGACCGGCATCGCGCTGGCGCCGGAAGACGCGGACCAGGAGATCGATACGCTGGGCGGCCTCGTGGTCTCGCTGCTGGGGCGCGTGCCGCAGCGCGGCGAGATCGTGGCGCATCCCTCGGGCTATGAATTCGAGGTGCTGGAGGCCGATCCCAGGCGCGTGAAGCGCCTGCGCATCCGCGCGCCGGCGCCGCCGCCCGCCGGGCCGGCGGATGGAAAGCCTTTGTGA
- the lnt gene encoding apolipoprotein N-acyltransferase, which yields MIAALSRIGNFFRALTGWRALLASIVAGGFYALGFAPLGIFPAMLLGLAALVLLLDGAAPRRRPVWGAAAIGWGFGFGQFLVGMHWIFYPFLVDPIEHAWQIPFVAILFPGGLALFAAAACAAAMAAWRPGRPRIFILTVCYAAAEWLRGHVLTGLPWNLPAYGWGASLAILQSTAFFGAYGLSLLTVFFGASLAELFEAPRPRLGLPVAAVALFAALWLGGTARLWTTPTSFVANVHLRLVQPNIPQDEKYVRHLVARNWQRLMELSTRPGGATPGVIIWPEAAPPVLLQRSPDALAQIAELTGGNRVLVTGNQREDADANGERRFFNSLFVFGAGGARIATYDKFHLVPFGEYLPLESWLRYLGITKLVGFPGSFSAGDGPHTLDIPGAPPASPLICYEILFPSAVVAAPRPMWILNVTDDSWFGPWAGPAQHLLAARVRAIEEGLPLARAANTGISAVVDAQGRIIARLGLDRTGIVDALLPKADGPTPYARFADLVFFLLLILCAALPMALSRR from the coding sequence GTGATCGCGGCCCTGTCGCGCATCGGAAATTTCTTCCGCGCGCTGACCGGCTGGCGCGCGCTTCTCGCATCGATCGTCGCCGGCGGATTCTATGCACTCGGTTTCGCGCCGCTCGGGATCTTTCCAGCGATGCTGCTGGGTTTGGCCGCGCTTGTGCTGTTGCTGGACGGCGCTGCGCCGCGCAGGCGTCCGGTGTGGGGGGCCGCGGCGATCGGCTGGGGTTTCGGCTTCGGCCAGTTCCTCGTCGGCATGCACTGGATCTTCTATCCCTTCCTCGTCGATCCGATCGAACATGCCTGGCAGATTCCGTTCGTCGCGATCCTGTTTCCCGGTGGCCTCGCTTTGTTCGCGGCGGCGGCCTGCGCGGCGGCGATGGCGGCGTGGCGGCCGGGCCGGCCCAGAATTTTTATTCTCACCGTCTGTTACGCGGCGGCGGAATGGCTGCGCGGCCATGTGCTGACGGGGCTGCCCTGGAACCTGCCGGCCTATGGCTGGGGCGCGTCGCTCGCGATTCTGCAGAGCACGGCGTTTTTCGGCGCCTATGGTTTGTCGCTGTTGACGGTGTTTTTCGGCGCGTCGCTGGCGGAATTGTTCGAAGCGCCGCGTCCGCGTCTGGGTCTTCCCGTCGCCGCGGTCGCGCTGTTCGCCGCGCTGTGGCTCGGCGGCACGGCGCGGCTCTGGACCACGCCGACGAGCTTCGTCGCGAACGTCCATCTGCGGCTGGTGCAGCCCAACATTCCGCAGGACGAAAAATACGTACGCCACCTCGTCGCGCGCAACTGGCAGCGGCTGATGGAGTTGAGTACGCGGCCCGGTGGTGCAACACCCGGCGTCATTATTTGGCCGGAGGCGGCGCCGCCGGTTCTACTGCAGCGCAGTCCCGACGCGCTCGCGCAAATTGCCGAACTTACCGGTGGCAACCGCGTCCTGGTGACGGGCAATCAGCGCGAAGACGCCGACGCGAACGGCGAGCGCCGGTTCTTCAACAGCCTCTTTGTCTTCGGCGCCGGCGGCGCGCGCATCGCGACCTACGACAAATTCCATCTGGTGCCGTTCGGAGAATATCTGCCGCTCGAATCCTGGTTGCGCTATCTGGGGATCACCAAACTGGTCGGCTTTCCGGGAAGTTTTTCGGCCGGAGATGGTCCGCACACACTCGATATTCCCGGCGCGCCGCCGGCGAGTCCGTTGATCTGTTACGAGATTTTGTTTCCATCGGCCGTGGTGGCCGCGCCGCGGCCAATGTGGATTTTAAACGTGACCGACGATTCGTGGTTCGGTCCCTGGGCCGGTCCGGCGCAGCATCTTCTGGCGGCGCGCGTGCGCGCCATCGAGGAGGGACTGCCGCTGGCACGCGCCGCCAACACTGGAATCTCCGCCGTCGTCGATGCCCAAGGCCGGATCATCGCGCGGCTGGGACTCGACCGGACGGGTATCGTCGACGCGCTTCTACCCAAGGCTGACGGGCCGACGCCCTATGCACGCTTCGCCGATCTGGTATTTTTTCTCCTGCTGATCCTCTGCGCCGCCCTTCCCATGGCGCTTTCCCGCCGTTAG